Genomic window (Aricia agestis chromosome 7, ilAriAges1.1, whole genome shotgun sequence):
gatgttgtttttgcgatacgacgccgcattGCAATGTTGTGGCCTGCgggactaaaatggtcgcatttagcaattcctgtcaatcaattcagcaaatgaattttcaaaactgttaaactgacaaatgtcaaattagtacgaattacttacgaattactacagatcgacaaggctttttatgaacgtgagcgggggcgctgcacgtaaaggagaactgtcataaaatgaaatttttgtatgatggcagcgttagttccttttttcgccacgttcatataaagccttgtcgatctgtagacATGGATTGcgagcagagtgaccattttgcaattttaagaaaattaatcatattatgattctacaaagcgaccattttagccccgctggcccTAACGCATTAGTACGTGGCGCCgacgcgcgccggccgatatgagttatgacgtacTATGTCAATCGTAcaaatttcgagatctcttctgagttggcctactcgttagttctgtttactctggcgTCCGTTTGTCAAAACTCTATAATCCGTTCGAACTGCATCGTACAATACATCCCAGTGGTACCCGGTATCAGTTTAGAACGCCGCGCTTTTGTATGGGGCTATTGTCCGGAAGATAAAAATCTTTAGAGTTTCGAAAACTGgcagaaaatattataagagtGTATAAATGGATCCACTTTAATATAGCGCGGTCGTCATTGGCTTTAGTAGCAGAATGGCATTTcccgacttaaaaaaaaggtCCAAGTAGAGTGGCGATGACCTAGAACCtagtgctctcggccaatcaaaTTTTCTGTTTGCACTGTCTCGTTGCTCTACTCGGTAGATGTAATCAAGGCCCTAACGCCCCTAAGGGCACTTTTCCTGTCATGGGGATCATCGCCTGCGTGTGGATCGGGCAACACGCGCGCGGACAGGATCAtgttgtcacccgcatgcggaccgCGCGCGGGGTAATGATCCGCATGTAAGGAATGGCGCCCTAAAATTCAAAGAATTTATAtcggatataataataaataccatTTGGTCAAAGAGTATGTTACGTCTGCATTTATGTGTCCTCTTTCTAACACAGTGAGTCACCGATTACGTTTACATTGACGTATCATTCATATTAACTATGTAGGGACGTCATGGCACCCGTAAACTTGTATAACAAtataaccggccaagtgcgagttggactcgcccatgaaggattccgcagcagcaataaggtttatttttatgaaattaaaaggtttttgatttatttttatatttcagttgatttaatgaaagttaatttaaggtttaccatgacgtataaaaaaaactactggctagatctcgttcgaaccaattttcgttggtagttggtaccactaacttctaaagtagggacctactttagaagttagtggggggacattttaccactttggaagagtctctctcgcaaactattcaggctagaaaaaagaaatattagaaacttcaataagattttaaaaagctatccatagataccccacacgcataggttagataaaaaaaaatgtttgttggtttaaggtttaccatttatgacgtataaaaaactacttgctagatctcgttcaaaccaattttcgttgatagtttttatagtaatgtacatcatatatttttttagacttatcatatccctactttagaagttagggggggggggggggacacattttgcTTAATAGGACACTCATAATAAATCtcgatttgacgacctctgtggctcagtggtgagtgcgttggtagctcagccgggggtcgcgggttcgaatcccgccgacgacggaacaaaaagttttcgaagttcctgggtcatggatgtttatcatataataaaaatcttaaatatatgtatagtataaaagtattaaatatatttccgttgcctggtacccgtaacacaagtccttcaggtacttaccacggggccagactgaggtggtgtgaagcgtccatagataaaaaaaaaaaactatgttaaGTCAGCACAATTTATATTCTGGcgactacaaaatatttattaatatttaatgtaaatgtTTCGATAATTTACTGCCAGcttttctatattatataattttaaatttaaaatattatgccagAATTGTTTGAACATTTTGATAGATCCTGATGATACGAGATCACTAAGTAATGCGACGTCATTATGCATGGTATATCAATGGGCTCGGAACCCGGTAAATTCCCTACGGCCGTTCTAATTTGAAATAAACTATGACTCGGAACCCACTTGAACCACAGTTAGGGACTACGAGCAACAGTGGACAGACATGTTGACCAAACTTGTTACTCTCTTCGCGGCTTTTGCTGTTACTTCGGCGGCGATTCTTCCTGAGATtggtaagtatgtatttttttttttcaaagttttttttgtaaactttGAAGTAGGTCACTAATCTGTATATTTAATTTGCCAATCTCTAAGTTTTTGTTCATAACTTTGCGTATAAAGTCGGATGTATCCTGAAACTGAATTATATTTAAGacgtaatatataatattttctaattataataatacatattttttcagCTTCTAAAAATGGTGTAAGTTACACTTTGGAGTTGAATTCCTGTAACAGCGGTGATTGCATCAAAATCTGCCGCGCGTTGGGCTTCAAACGCGGGATATGCGACGGCAACGTCTGTGAGTGCACTCACGAAGTCAGCAACACTCTCAAAGACTGCAACCTCCGCGCCTGCGAACAAACATGTCGTCGACTGGGATTCACCGGCGGCGTTTGCGTCGGCGACCGTTGCGAGTGTGACAACTTCATGCAGTCGACAGGTAAGCACTATGTGAAACTTTTAATAATTCGTGCTTATCTTTGTATTTTACATGCAATTAGccaataaatttacatttttttacagaCTGTAGTCATTCTCTAGAACTAAGTTCTTGTAACAACGGCGACTGCATCAAAATTTGTCGCGCATTGGGCTTCGACCACGGGTCGTGCGACGGCAACGTCTGTGAGTGCAGCAACTTCGCGCACGAAGTCAGCAACACTCTCAAAGACTGCAACCTCCGCGCCTGCGAACAAACATGTCGTCGTCTGGGATTCACCGGCGGCGTTTGCGTCGGCGACCGTTGCAAGTGTGATAACTTCATGAGCAAAACAGGTACTAGATTTCCCGAATAATAAACAGAGTGTAAGAAAATTAAGTGACAATACTGAAGTATAATGTATGTTGTATGTGTCCCTAGTATGAGGATTAGTGTAAAGCAACAGGgctggaaaaatatttttgtgttctaTGTTTCTAATTTAtataattcttaaaaaaaccCTATcgtcaacaatttaaaaaaagtttcaacaaaaaaattattaaaaattaaaatggatgACATTATATCCGAAGTATGACTGGATCGTACTTCGGATATAACTGATGTTCTTTCAGCCGACTATATTTATTTCAGCCGAAACTGACGTCGGCTTCATGCTAGATCTCAGCGCCTGCAACAACGGCGACTGCAACAAAATTTGTCGCGCGTTGGGCTTTCAGCGCGGGTCGTGCGAAGGAAATGTTTGTGAATGCACCAACTACAACAGTGAAGGTATGTCTGTATCTTGATCCCAGTGACGATGTAACTTAGCGCTCTCGTGTTGTTCAAAACCTCGCGGCGTGACCTCGCTACAGATATTCACGGTTGAACCGTACATCTTGCGAGCCCCTGCCTGTGTGGTCTACTATGTGTATAATAGACCATACGATGCAGGGGCTTGCTGTAGGGGCAAATTGTATGTTTGCAAATGTACTAGGCGATTAACTATAAAATGTATTCAAGAATTTGCCTATAAAcctatttaatacacattcatgacccaGAGACTTAGAAAACTTTATGTTCTGTCAGCGGGACTCGAACTCGCGACACCCGGCTTGAGCACCACGCGCTCAACCACCGTTTGTCATTTACGGCAACGAATTTCTTATCAAAAATCAGTGGTTTCTGATACTTTAAAGTAGAAAATCAGTCCAGAATTCTCAGAGCCACTTTACACCTGGCCTTAGTacattaactataatattatgttcaatgtCCATAATACTAAGAGGATGTTTACATTATGCTACCACTATCATGTTACAGATATCGCCGCGGAAGCCAAGAAGCTGCCATTGGAGCAATGTAACCAGACTATCTGCACCTACTTCTGTCGTAGCTTTAGGTACACCGGTGGATGGTGTTTCGgaaaaacatgtttttgctaCTAAATACTGTCCCAATACAAGCGGGAATATTACACTAAGGTCCGAGCACATACATTTAACTAGCACATACAATAAACAATCCaaccaaaatcaaaatattatgtcgaacaaaactttttgctaTGCTGGCGTTGCCTTTAGCgttaaaacattgcagtaatattataatattctatattCGCTTATGTCacgtgaatatatttttttacttaacccAAAAAAAGTGCACAATGCTACCTTAACGCTATTGTTTTTGGCATtcctgataatattatgtactctagTCTCTATCCAAGTGTAAAGTACGTGCAGTGACTAAAGTAATCGTGACGATGATTTTGTCATTAGATGTCGATatcgattttgatttttgagtattacctacctacataaacatttttttatcttttttataaaatagaatataattattcatttaaGTGCTTGTTTATTTCTTTCCTCCCAATTTTAGACTTGCTAACCTTGTTTTGCTATTATATCGCTGAGTATAAGAgtacttaccgccgtactcagagacatttaattacgattaaccttcaatttaatggagagtttgtcagataatgtatggggcttatgtcaaaattttgaattaattacatttaagtaattaatgttccactatgagtgcggcagttagacttTTTGCATTCGGTAATCACCTAATTACGATAGCGAAGTTTGAGTGAGAAACGCGAACAATGAGACTCATcgctgcataatattataatttggttTCTAAATTCAAACTTCACTTTCTAGAAAGTATGAGAAGAAGTGACAAACATACTTGAGGATTGCTTATATTGTCAAATACAATTTTGATTTCTGACTTCGCACCCTAAATAATTATGGAATGCAACTTGAGTTACTACCCATAAtagaatcttatatctttaaacgagcaattcttgtatatatatatatatatatatatatatatatatatatatatatatatatatatatatatatatatataagtggcAGCAGcagtgaaagtggcagcgctgaaagaccaaacatttttttcacttttgtatggggaaactcgtgacgctcgggcccttgcccatacaaaagtgaaaaaaaaaattcgccttttagcgctgctactttcacggtgaactctctacaaggaacacgtacacaccctaaagtattatcacttatttttgttacacactgtataattggaacctcggaatcggctccaacgattttcatgaaatttagtatatagctaggaatcatttttagaaaatatcattttattaatgttttatcgaataccgagcaaagctcggtccaatagctagtataattattattatagcaactTAAGGATCAAGACTGATGTGCCCGCCACATTTCACCCTAGTTATTTCTATATACATACTTAACAAGAAGAGAAATACATAACCAATATTTCTATAATAGAAAAGTTACTTTAGCCCCAAGATAATTTGGTATCTACCAATAACCGATAAAGAATTTAGGTGTAGGTTCaagtattttgaaaaatactgCTGGCTCGGTTTGCCTTTGACCGTAATAACATCAATAAGCCCGTATCTTCGACGAGATATAGCGGTGTGTTCAAGGTCGAGGGCGGCTATTCCCATGAATCGAACGTCGCTTCGAGCGCAGGCTAACACTGGGCGCCTGCCATGCCTGGGTTACACCGTGCGAGCTGACATGCGAGATGGCCTAGTCAGTCACTGAGGTGCAGCTACTTGCATTGTGTGACCGCATCATACGAGTTACAATCATGTGCATTGAGTTGCTCGAGTGCGTGTTACTACAAGATTTTTAGTCGCCACTCGCCTTACCCCATCAAAGATACAACTCGACTAAGCTAATTCACTCCTCTCACACTCATCGCCCGTCTACTGCGAAGTCAGCAGCGTGCATGGTGTGCCGTGTGACCCAGAGAGGCGAGTCGAGCTGCTCTCGTGCGAGTACACAGGCACAGTAGCTGCCTACTGTCACTTCGGTTGCTCGTACAGCGTACTGTTTAACCTATCCTTAAGGGTCTTGTTACACCGACcaagtagagtggcgagactCTCGGCCAACCAAATTGTCTTTTTGCACTGTTCGCCACTCTATTCAGTTATAGGTGTAACCAGGCCCTAACCGCGAATGGCAGCCGGCGATCGAAGCGACATGAATAGGGCCCCTGATTGGTTACATTAGTTACGTAAGTTTGATGTAGAGAAAAATTTGGTACGTCACCTTAAGAGGAgtcaccgcccttttttccatacaaacgttgtcccctgtttcctccctggataatgctagtagagttataattttttcctgaatatctacggccactaatacaatgtccctatgttttctttttcttcataattaattaaattatgaagaagttaatattatttaattaattatgaagaaaaagaaaacatagggacaattaaataagataatatgaacgttcgaaaacccaaaaaaatggccagattttccgctgtgttcaaacatccagaaaatagatttggatagattgttagaaaataaatgtcactcaaaacttataaaatacTACCCACTAACctagtttttaagatatttgttACTAACAATTTGGGCCTTAGAAGCtctcaataaagaatttatttatttataaaagaatTATGACGAAATGATTTCTCAAGTACCTAGGTGTTCtttttttggataaaaaaactaaaatattccATAATGccacatattagtacaagtaatAATGCAATAAAACTGGAACAAACATACCTATTATAATAGGTATGTTTGTTCCAATTTTATTAATACGTGTGTAAGTATTCTACTAAAATCAAGTCCACCAAAATCATGACAGGCATATTTGGCTTGACCACAATCGTTTTAACAATGTTGCGAACATTCTTCCAACGTTTCCTAATGAAGCGGCGTCTTGCGGAGTCACCGACTTCAATATTAACTCCGAGCTGACCCTGACCACCCTGACTCGGACCGAACTGTAATTTTCTATTTACGACCCATAAAGACTTTCATCTCGCTATTCTCCGTGAGAAACGTCTCGCAAGGGTCTTCGTCATTATTTTTTGATTCCCGCCACGTCCACGTGGTTACTATTATGACGGTTTTTTGTGGATATTCAAATTTCTTTTCTTTATTTCGCTTAGGCagttaacaattttaagatcTCATGACGATTGGGCAATAGGCGTTTGTATTCAATATCTACCAATAACATGTCAACACTCATCATCTAATAGCGATTCACCAATAACGACTCCATTGATCAATTAGCGTGTCACCCTCCCCGCTCAGGCCTCATCCAACCAAACAGTCCAAAAACTGGTACACCGTATTCCTCGTCCATTTTAACCAAGCGATCTTATGAAATCTATAGGCAACGCGTTATGCGTTGACTTGCCAGttgcctatagcctttttaGCATTCTTTTGAACAAGTCCTATGATACCAATACTCTGTAATGTAATTTAGGCTTTAGATCGTgtcatatataaaatataaattacaacatACGCCATTTACATACTCGAAAAACACAACTCTCCTCCTTGCAGTCGGGTAACGAGTAATTAAGTTATTATTGCgttacctttaagctgtaatgTAACTTACATAATTACAGAATCCCCCTTGCGTGCTCGCTCGCCAATTATATGTTCTAGCATCCTCTAGAGTAAGAGAATAAATGCAGTGAAGGGAGACGACGACCCTAGCGCCTTTCTGCACGattaaattacgacaaaatatgTGACTTAAAGTTCGCACACACTTTGCGACGACGCTCAGCGCAGCACAAAAGTCTAAAGGCAAGACCGCACTAAgcgatacgtgggagagccatgcttcggcacgaatgggccggctcgaccggagaaataccacgtgatcacagaaaaacggcgttacaaagaaacagcgctagcgctgtatttcgccaagtgagtgagtttaccggaggtccaatcccctacccttttcgcttccctaccctcccctattcccttcccatccctactctccccttaATACCCTATtaacctcttaaaaggccggcaacgcacctgcagctcttctaatgctgcgagtgttcatgggcgacggaagttgctttccatcaggtgacccgtttgctcgtttgcccccttatttcataaaaaaaaaactacgctGAAGTGGAGTGACGCgacactaagggtcaattcagaccgcaacgcgacgcgtagatgcatttctaaatttgtattgaatcgacagacttgcatgacgtctcacgcaattgaaatcaagatattatttttcatattttttcaatttacgTCTACAATAAAGTTCACCGCAGGTTCGGGAGTTAACCCAGCGAGAAGAACCGACAAGAAACTTAACACTTTCACAGCGTAATGAACCGTAAGTCCTTGCAACCTTCGGCCTGAAATTAAGGTATTTCAATTAAGAAGTTTTAAGAAGTTTCGCCTTCTTGCCCGGTTATGTGTGATCAGTGGATTCGACAATCAGAGCCTTtggtcaaaattttaaatatattcggtaatttaaaaaaaaaaacaaaaatgtattggaTTCGACTTTACACATTGTAGTGCCTAACGTGATGCTTCCGATGCCTGGAGTCTTAGCCAACTAGTTTGTCTTTATCTCTTCTTTAAGCAATCGGtgattaaaaatgtatggaattgacatgacatgagtTCAATATcgagttcataatattatcgtacACCAGGTCAAAAAGTCTTATAGTATGCCCCTGAATATAAGATCGCTGTCGAAGCTATTTAATGCAATTTACTCAAGTACATGTGCTATGTACTCAGGGCAAAAATGAAAAGCTTTCAACCTAACACCTCTCGAAGTGACATGGCTTATAATTCAGACTTCTTATATTTTCTTCTAACTTCGGTATCGTATCGAATGCATTTTGATTAAATGCCCAGAGGCGGCTGCCAAACTGTCGAACTTGCAATAACTTTCGTCGTAATTGGATAAAGGTAACTTGtcaaaaagtaattaatttttagttCAATCAGTTACGATTCTCCCGCGTGTATTGAGTTAATTGAAATTAATGTAGGCATTGTGAAATTGTACGGTTTTGTTTATAGGCacgtaaattaaattaaattatatatattaggATTTATGAGTAACTAGATGTTCCACGCGGCTCCACCCGCaaaaataagatatttcacgaattagtccacaaaaattaaTAGCCTACTGCCTAtgattcttcacgtggtctacttattatctgtgccaaataccAGCAAagttgctctagtagttcgtgagataagccctttcaaataatttcctccgtttttttctctatttcctctatttcttcgcattttcctctatttcttcgctcctattagtcttagcgtgataaaatatagactataaccttcctcgataaatgggctatctaacactgaaaaaatttttcaaatcggaccagtagtttctaagattagcgcattcaaacaaacaaacaattccgctttataattatgtaatataatacttagtaaataattatattatatagtacttATAGAtaagatgacgcccgaaactccgttgcgccaaaattcatttatctcGCGGTCACCGACCACCGCacgtttttctgggataaatAGTAACCTATGTCAGACCTTTCCGGGGGCTCAAAAtatattcataccaaatttcagcaaaatcggttcagccgtttaagcgtaaagattgaagaggtaacaaacaaacactttcccactataatattagtaaggacaTTAAGaaatatacacatattatatacgtGTGTACGagttccttatatagagttcactgggaaag
Coding sequences:
- the LOC121728568 gene encoding integrin beta-1-like; the encoded protein is MLTKLVTLFAAFAVTSAAILPEIASKNGVSYTLELNSCNSGDCIKICRALGFKRGICDGNVCECTHEVSNTLKDCNLRACEQTCRRLGFTGGVCVGDRCECDNFMQSTDCSHSLELSSCNNGDCIKICRALGFDHGSCDGNVCECSNFAHEVSNTLKDCNLRACEQTCRRLGFTGGVCVGDRCKCDNFMSKTAETDVGFMLDLSACNNGDCNKICRALGFQRGSCEGNVCECTNYNSEDIAAEAKKLPLEQCNQTICTYFCRSFRYTGGWCFGKTCFCY